In Pseudanabaena sp. BC1403, a single window of DNA contains:
- a CDS encoding AAA family ATPase, with translation MLKSLRLENFKSFKNAELSLGDLTVLVGTNASGKSNIRDAFRFLHGISRGYSIAEIIGEKYGEGGVLQWRGIRGGTKEITYCGADSFAIAISFSVHDGDTEYDMDYRIEVKLDSSSPFPYIIFEVLNCKQTNNPIFASFDSTLNNHNSVRFYDSWHSSGGDNFPNYIPMLFQIEKENRLKGVISKIDIDFDIPVTKKLCELALNAIGDMRFLDLSPDVMRLPTFAGQNVLGDRGENLSSVMLDICRDETRKAILLDWLQSLTPMDAKDFDFPEDFTGKVLLRIEEASGQKTTAYSASDGTLRFLGLLAALLGNQRSRFYFFEEPENGIHPNRLSLLLQLMQQEVANSSMQIVITTHSPLLLNFLSPESLEYASLMYRIGDRTESRITKIMDIPNARELVANEGLSSLLDSGWLEDAMYFLEDEEVQDS, from the coding sequence ATGCTAAAGAGTTTGCGTTTAGAAAATTTTAAAAGTTTTAAAAATGCCGAGCTTTCGCTTGGAGATTTGACAGTTTTAGTAGGGACTAATGCTTCAGGTAAAAGCAATATTCGTGATGCTTTTCGTTTTTTGCATGGCATTTCACGAGGCTATAGCATTGCTGAAATTATTGGTGAGAAGTATGGGGAAGGTGGTGTGCTGCAATGGCGAGGTATTCGCGGCGGTACAAAGGAAATAACTTATTGTGGGGCTGATTCTTTTGCGATCGCTATTTCCTTTTCTGTCCATGATGGCGATACAGAATATGACATGGATTATCGTATTGAGGTTAAATTAGATTCATCTAGTCCATTTCCCTACATCATTTTTGAAGTTTTGAATTGCAAACAAACAAATAATCCAATTTTTGCATCCTTCGACTCTACTCTGAATAATCACAATAGTGTTCGTTTTTATGACTCTTGGCATAGCAGTGGAGGTGACAACTTCCCTAATTATATTCCAATGCTTTTTCAGATTGAGAAAGAAAATAGACTAAAAGGGGTAATTAGTAAAATAGACATAGATTTTGATATTCCAGTCACAAAAAAATTGTGTGAGCTTGCCTTAAATGCAATAGGTGATATGAGATTTCTCGATCTCAGTCCAGATGTGATGAGATTGCCGACTTTTGCGGGGCAAAACGTTTTAGGCGATCGCGGTGAAAATTTGTCATCGGTAATGCTAGATATTTGTCGTGATGAAACCCGTAAGGCGATTTTATTGGATTGGTTGCAATCATTAACGCCAATGGATGCAAAAGATTTTGACTTTCCCGAAGACTTTACTGGCAAAGTTCTACTGAGAATCGAAGAAGCAAGCGGACAGAAAACAACTGCTTATAGTGCATCGGATGGAACATTGCGATTTTTAGGATTGTTGGCAGCACTTTTGGGTAATCAGCGATCGCGCTTTTACTTTTTTGAAGAACCTGAAAATGGCATCCATCCCAATCGGTTAAGCTTGCTGTTGCAACTTATGCAGCAAGAAGTCGCTAATAGCTCAATGCAAATTGTGATTACCACTCACTCACCGCTTTTGTTGAATTTCTTAAGCCCCGAAAGCCTTGAATATGCTTCTTTAATGTATCGAATAGGCGATCGCACCGAGTCACGTATAACTAAAATTATGGACATTCCCAACGCTAGGGAACTTGTCGCAAATGAAGGCTTGTCGAGCTTACTAGATTCAGGATGGCTAGAAGATGCGATGTACTTCCTTGAAGATGAAGAGGTGCAGGACTCATGA
- the sufD gene encoding Fe-S cluster assembly protein SufD, with protein sequence MAIQVSEQVENQAELKGALSTRSKLAVDSKKFTSQVISLGSPIAISQDTDQFVSEIRQLASDRLASLSFPTTKDEEWKYTDVSSLGNLTFANQMGNSEDVEALIAKHSASEAVDNLIVFVNGQYSEKFSDTTGALQGLVLGTLATLGDRILPKLRSHLAQHPDANDYFTSLNTACLNDVAIVLVPKNLVVEKPIQLLFVSAPQAGATLITQPRCLVIAESHSNLTFIQTFVGIDSQTYFTNTVTEVWLAEGAEVNHTKVQWQGDEAVHINMIAIAQARNSVYKNQSISIGAKISRQNLIVHQMAEQTQTSLTGLAFVDGEQHADTHSVIAHNYPHGSSKQLHKCIADGRSHTVFNGKIQVAKLAQQTDSAQLSRNLLLSPKARVDTKPQLEIFADNVKCAHGATVSQLDAEEIFYLQSRAIDAESAANLLTYAFATEAINQIPIVSVQRSLSNFVLEKTKG encoded by the coding sequence ATGGCTATTCAAGTTTCTGAACAAGTGGAAAATCAAGCAGAACTAAAGGGCGCATTAAGCACTCGCAGTAAATTGGCTGTTGACAGTAAAAAGTTTACTTCCCAAGTGATCAGTTTAGGTTCTCCGATCGCGATCTCCCAAGACACCGATCAGTTTGTGAGCGAGATTCGTCAATTGGCTAGCGATCGCCTAGCGAGTCTTTCTTTTCCAACCACCAAAGATGAAGAATGGAAATATACTGATGTTTCGTCTTTGGGAAATCTAACTTTTGCTAATCAGATGGGGAATTCAGAGGATGTCGAAGCATTAATTGCTAAGCATTCAGCTTCTGAAGCCGTTGATAATCTGATTGTGTTTGTGAATGGGCAGTATAGTGAGAAGTTCTCAGATACAACGGGCGCTTTACAGGGCTTAGTTCTTGGCACATTGGCAACTCTTGGCGATCGCATTCTGCCAAAACTGCGATCGCACCTCGCGCAACATCCCGATGCGAATGATTATTTTACAAGCCTGAATACAGCTTGTCTGAATGATGTAGCGATTGTACTCGTCCCCAAAAATCTAGTCGTCGAAAAGCCGATCCAGCTTTTGTTTGTATCTGCACCACAGGCTGGCGCAACATTGATAACTCAGCCGCGCTGTTTGGTGATTGCAGAAAGCCATAGTAATTTGACTTTTATTCAAACTTTTGTGGGAATTGATTCTCAAACCTATTTTACTAATACGGTAACAGAAGTTTGGCTAGCAGAAGGTGCAGAAGTCAATCATACCAAGGTACAGTGGCAAGGTGATGAGGCGGTGCACATCAATATGATTGCGATCGCTCAAGCCCGAAATAGCGTCTATAAGAATCAATCGATTAGCATCGGTGCGAAGATCTCTCGCCAGAATTTGATCGTGCATCAAATGGCTGAACAAACGCAAACTTCGCTGACTGGGTTAGCATTTGTTGATGGTGAACAGCATGCGGATACACATTCTGTAATTGCTCACAACTATCCGCACGGATCGAGTAAGCAATTGCACAAGTGCATTGCTGACGGTCGTTCCCATACAGTTTTTAATGGCAAAATCCAAGTTGCGAAGTTAGCTCAACAGACTGATTCCGCCCAGCTAAGCCGCAATCTCTTGTTGTCGCCTAAAGCGCGAGTGGACACAAAACCTCAATTAGAGATTTTTGCAGATAATGTCAAATGCGCTCACGGTGCAACCGTCAGTCAACTCGATGCTGAGGAAATCTTCTATCTCCAAAGTCGGGCGATTGATGCTGAGAGTGCCGCTAACTTGCTAACCTATGCCTTTGCAACCGAGGCGATTAACCAAATTCCGATTGTTTCGGTACAGCGATCGCTCAGTAACTTCGTTCTTGAGAAAACGAAGGGTTAA
- the sufC gene encoding Fe-S cluster assembly ATPase SufC — protein MIVENSEVILSVKNLTAEVGGVEILKGLNLEIKAGEVHAIMGPNGSGKSTFSKVLAGHPAYTVTGGEIIYKGENLLDLAPEIRSREGIFLAFQYPLEIPGVTNSDFLRLSYNNLRKHKGLEEFDIIDFDDFIQEKLEIVEMNPSFLSRSVNEGFSGGEKKRNEILQMAILDPTLAILDETDSGLDIDALRIVAGGVNKLSTPLNSSLVITHYQRLLNYIIPDFIHVMENGKIILTGGKDLALELEEKGYDWLKEEEAVLA, from the coding sequence ATGATTGTTGAAAATAGCGAAGTGATTTTATCAGTCAAGAATTTGACTGCGGAAGTTGGTGGAGTCGAGATTTTAAAAGGGCTTAATCTGGAGATTAAGGCTGGTGAAGTTCATGCGATTATGGGGCCAAATGGCTCTGGTAAAAGCACATTCTCGAAAGTGTTAGCAGGACATCCTGCCTATACGGTCACAGGCGGTGAGATTATTTATAAGGGTGAAAACTTATTAGATTTAGCACCAGAAATTAGATCTAGAGAAGGTATATTTTTAGCTTTTCAATATCCATTAGAAATTCCTGGGGTGACTAATTCTGATTTCTTGCGATTGTCCTATAACAACTTGAGAAAGCACAAAGGCTTAGAAGAGTTCGATATCATCGACTTTGATGACTTTATCCAAGAAAAGTTAGAGATTGTAGAAATGAATCCTAGTTTCTTGAGTCGCAGTGTTAACGAAGGTTTTTCTGGCGGCGAGAAGAAACGCAATGAGATTTTGCAAATGGCAATTCTCGATCCAACCTTGGCAATTCTAGACGAGACAGATTCGGGGTTAGATATTGATGCTTTGAGGATTGTGGCAGGTGGAGTGAATAAGCTCTCAACCCCTCTCAATTCTTCATTAGTAATTACACACTATCAGCGCTTACTAAATTACATTATTCCAGACTTCATTCATGTGATGGAAAATGGCAAGATTATTCTCACAGGTGGCAAAGACTTGGCTCTGGAACTAGAAGAAAAGGGCTATGACTGGCTCAAAGAAGAAGAGGCGGTGTTGGCATAA
- a CDS encoding papain fold toxin domain-containing protein, with protein MERQEEIWQAVGRITINYPLLECDKCALTVMRWLKKRGIEAKILRLRTKRRSENFVTSDRYGLDESITENGTHYGVEVMGKVFDNLSAEGLSREDWIKDFDCLSGAFVVEELTSL; from the coding sequence ATGGAAAGACAGGAGGAAATTTGGCAAGCGGTCGGTAGAATTACAATTAACTATCCACTATTGGAATGTGATAAATGTGCGTTAACCGTAATGCGTTGGCTAAAAAAGCGTGGCATCGAAGCAAAAATACTGCGGTTACGAACCAAACGCCGCAGTGAAAACTTTGTGACAAGCGATCGCTATGGGTTAGACGAATCAATAACTGAAAATGGGACTCATTATGGAGTAGAAGTCATGGGAAAGGTATTTGACAATTTGTCCGCCGAAGGATTGTCTCGTGAAGATTGGATAAAAGATTTTGATTGTCTGAGTGGCGCTTTTGTAGTTGAGGAACTGACTAGTTTGTAA
- the sufB gene encoding Fe-S cluster assembly protein SufB: MTATVQALVNQPYKYGFVTSIESDTIPRGLSEDVVRMISAKKNEPEYMLEFRLKAYRQWLKMQEPTWAHVEYPAIDYQNIVYYSAPKQSKKKASLDEVDPELLDTFEKLGISINEQKRLTNVAVDVIFDSVSIATTFKKDLAKVGVIFCSITEAMHEYPELIKKYLGSVVPIADNYYSALNAAVFTDGSFVYIPKGVKCPMDLSTYFRINNGDSGQFERTLIVAEEGAYVSYLEGCTAPMFDTNQLHAAVVELVALDDAEIKYSTVQNWFAGDKDGKGGIYNFVTKRGLCQGKNSKISWTQVETGSAITWKYPSCVLVGENSVGEFYSVALTNNKQQADTGSKMVHIGKNTRSKIVSKGISAGGSQNSYRGLVKISPKAEGARNYSQCDSMLIGDCSQANTFPYIQVQNNTARVEHEASTSKIGEEQLFYFQQRGIAVEDAVSMIISGFCKEVFNALPMEFAVEADKLLALKLENSVG; encoded by the coding sequence ATGACTGCAACGGTTCAAGCACTTGTCAACCAACCATACAAATACGGATTTGTTACATCCATTGAGTCGGACACGATTCCTCGCGGTCTAAGCGAAGATGTCGTCCGCATGATTTCGGCTAAGAAAAATGAGCCAGAATACATGCTGGAATTCCGTCTCAAGGCTTATCGGCAATGGTTAAAGATGCAAGAACCAACATGGGCACATGTCGAATATCCTGCGATCGATTACCAAAATATCGTCTATTATTCTGCACCCAAGCAATCGAAAAAGAAAGCAAGTCTTGATGAAGTTGATCCTGAGTTACTGGATACTTTTGAGAAATTAGGGATTTCCATTAACGAGCAAAAGCGTCTAACCAATGTTGCCGTTGATGTCATTTTTGATAGCGTTTCGATCGCCACAACTTTTAAGAAAGATCTAGCAAAAGTTGGTGTAATCTTCTGCTCGATCACCGAAGCGATGCATGAGTATCCTGAACTGATCAAAAAATATCTAGGTAGCGTTGTCCCGATCGCAGACAACTACTATTCAGCACTAAATGCTGCCGTATTTACCGATGGCTCCTTTGTATACATTCCCAAAGGCGTAAAGTGCCCGATGGATCTGTCCACCTATTTCCGCATTAACAATGGTGACTCTGGACAGTTCGAGCGTACTTTGATTGTTGCCGAAGAAGGAGCCTATGTCAGCTATCTTGAAGGTTGTACTGCACCAATGTTTGATACCAATCAACTTCATGCAGCCGTAGTTGAATTAGTCGCCCTAGATGATGCCGAAATCAAATATTCCACAGTACAGAACTGGTTTGCTGGCGATAAAGATGGCAAAGGCGGTATCTATAACTTTGTGACTAAGCGTGGTTTGTGCCAAGGCAAAAACTCAAAGATCTCTTGGACTCAAGTAGAAACTGGTTCCGCAATTACTTGGAAGTATCCCAGTTGCGTATTGGTTGGTGAAAACTCCGTTGGTGAGTTTTACTCTGTTGCTCTAACAAATAATAAGCAACAAGCCGACACTGGCTCGAAAATGGTGCATATCGGCAAAAACACCCGCAGTAAAATTGTTTCTAAGGGCATTTCCGCTGGTGGCTCTCAAAATAGCTATCGCGGCTTGGTCAAAATCTCACCCAAAGCTGAAGGCGCAAGAAATTATTCTCAATGCGACTCAATGCTGATTGGTGATTGCTCTCAAGCGAATACTTTTCCTTATATTCAAGTTCAAAACAATACCGCTAGAGTTGAGCATGAAGCCTCAACTTCTAAAATCGGCGAAGAGCAATTGTTCTATTTCCAACAACGCGGTATCGCGGTTGAAGATGCTGTCTCGATGATCATTAGTGGCTTCTGCAAAGAAGTATTTAATGCATTGCCGATGGAATTCGCTGTTGAAGCTGATAAGCTCTTGGCTTTGAAGCTAGAGAATAGTGTTGGATAA